A region of Ornithodoros turicata isolate Travis chromosome 5, ASM3712646v1, whole genome shotgun sequence DNA encodes the following proteins:
- the LOC135394318 gene encoding uncharacterized protein LOC135394318, translated as MNHVESLTTRCLPSFLSLAYSLFHFDQPRLFYREMLPLPGQWLAVVEFLGEKTTSAVPCSWLEEGHRRCRWPTKVTDKRREEMVQRNVPPGPWRLFAVRVLGYADSYTEAQNKVVKSLETSALESELSDSDSASPAQGSPLSGSTDQATVSLSQPAVESQCPSALGLHSHAVILASLGPCFHCHCRQRHCQELSRKQLSLHLMIDMDTCGRYTKLLWSSKKTSEISGTSYLTLRQQ; from the exons ATGAACCACGTGGAATCACTTACTACCAGGTGTTTACCTTCTTTCTTATCGCTGGCGTATTCTCTATTCCATTTCGACCAACCTAGGCTGTTTTATAGA GAAATGTTACCCCTGCCAGGACAGTGGCTAGCTGTCGTTGAATTTTTAGGTGAAAAGACTACGAGCGCAGTTCCATGTTCGTGGCTTGAAGAAGGTCACAGACGGTGCAGGTGGCCAACCAAAGTTACCGACAAGAGGCGAGAGGAGATGGTACAAAGAAATGTTCCACCAGGGCCATGGAGGCTTTTTGCGGTCAGAGTGCTAGGCTACGCAG ATTCGTACACCGAAGCACAAAACAAAGTAGTCAAATCGCTCGAAACATCTGCCTTAGAATCTGAGCTGTCAGACTCAGATTCAGCAAGCCCCGCCCAAGGCTCACCACTTTCTGGTAGTACAGATCAGGCGACTGTGTCATT GTCCCAGCCCGCTGTGGAAAGTCAATGTCCTTCAGCACTTGGCTTGCATAGCCACGCGGTCATACTCGCATCTCTGGGCCCCTGCTTTCATTGCCATTGCCGCCAACGACATTGCCAAGAGCTGTCCAGAAAACAGCTGAGCCTGCACCTGATGATAGACATG GACACATGCGGAAGGTATACAAAGCTCTTGTGGAGCTCAAAGAAGACTTCAGAAATCTCAGGGACATCATACTTAACATTGAGGCAACAGTGA